A section of the Candidatus Hydrogenedentota bacterium genome encodes:
- a CDS encoding 2-hydroxyacid dehydrogenase: MRVAVFSSKTYTRRFFDSHNTRFKHELVYLEPKLTERTAVLAEGCDAACVFVNDEPDAGALAALASRGVRLLALRCAGFNHVDLAAAEQHGITVVRVPAYSPHAVAEHTLALMLALNRRIVRAYNRVRDGNLELEGLLGFDFHGRTAGIIGTGKIGARVATVMQALGCRVLAHDQREDPELVAAGVKYTDLPALYRASDVISLHCPLTRETRHLIDSEAIAQMKWGVMLINTSRGRLINTADVIAGLKSGQIGYFGIDVYEEEESLFFSDLSGEIIQDDVFARLLTFPNVLVTGHQAFFTEEALSNIAETTLGNITQFEATGACDNAVR, from the coding sequence ATGCGGGTTGCGGTGTTCAGTTCGAAAACGTATACGCGGCGGTTCTTCGACAGCCACAATACGCGGTTCAAGCATGAGTTGGTGTACCTGGAGCCGAAGCTGACCGAGCGTACGGCGGTTCTGGCGGAGGGGTGCGACGCCGCCTGTGTCTTTGTGAACGACGAGCCGGACGCGGGGGCGCTGGCGGCCCTGGCGTCGCGCGGGGTGCGGCTCCTGGCCCTGCGCTGCGCGGGCTTTAACCATGTCGACCTGGCGGCGGCCGAGCAGCACGGGATCACGGTGGTTCGCGTGCCGGCCTATTCGCCCCATGCGGTGGCGGAGCACACGCTGGCGCTTATGCTGGCGCTGAACCGCCGGATTGTGCGGGCCTACAACCGCGTGCGGGACGGGAACCTGGAGCTGGAGGGGCTGCTGGGCTTCGACTTCCACGGGCGCACCGCCGGGATTATCGGGACGGGCAAGATCGGCGCGCGTGTGGCCACCGTCATGCAGGCGCTGGGGTGCCGCGTTCTGGCGCATGATCAGCGCGAGGATCCGGAACTTGTTGCGGCGGGTGTGAAGTATACGGATCTCCCGGCGCTCTACCGCGCTTCGGATGTAATTTCGCTGCATTGCCCGCTGACGCGGGAGACGCGCCACCTGATCGATAGCGAGGCGATCGCGCAGATGAAGTGGGGCGTGATGCTGATCAATACCAGCCGCGGCCGTCTGATCAACACGGCGGACGTAATCGCCGGGCTGAAGTCGGGCCAGATCGGCTATTTCGGCATCGACGTGTACGAAGAGGAAGAGTCGCTCTTCTTCTCGGATCTTTCCGGCGAGATTATCCAGGACGATGTCTTTGCCCGCCTGCTGACCTTTCCCAACGTGCTGGTCACCGGTCACCAGGCGTTCTTCACGGAAGAGGCCCTGTCCAACATCGCGGAGACGACCCTGGGCAACATCACCCAGTTTGAAGCGACGGGCGCCTGCGATAATGCGGTGCGGTAG
- the rtcR gene encoding RNA repair transcriptional activator RtcR has translation MAKKKNVVIGFLGTILDRVGRSEKRWEKWRPSVDLCRQAGLPVARLDLLTEQAHYRTANRVRRDIQEASPDTEVTFHDAHCDDPWDFVEVYAMLHDFARSYPFDTDKEEYLVHLTTGTHVAQICLFLLTEARYIPGRLVQTSPGRGAAPRSPGNYDIIDLDLSKYDQLAKRFKQDQRDDVSLLKSGIQTRNAAFNALIDEVEQVAVHSRQPILLSGPTGAGKSQLARQIYALKRLRQRLQGPLVSVNCATLRGDTAMATLFGHKRGGFTGATTDRPGLLRTANKGLLFLDEVGELGMDEQAMLLQAIEEKRFLPVGADVPVESDFQLICGSNRDLVARVAEGRFREDLMARINLWSFRLPGLRERKEDIAPNIDYELDQTAQRRGSHVQFSREALSQFLKFATGPEGQWNGNFRDLGAAITRMATLAQGGRITVAEVQRELDRLRRDWNPPRRDEASERLEHVLGAEAVEEIDPFDRVQLAEVIRVCRESRNLSEAGRKLFAVSRTKRKSTNDADRLGKYLAKFGLDWKRVVG, from the coding sequence ATGGCGAAAAAGAAAAACGTGGTAATCGGGTTTCTGGGAACGATCCTGGATCGGGTGGGGCGTTCGGAGAAGCGCTGGGAGAAGTGGCGGCCTTCGGTGGATCTCTGCCGTCAGGCGGGGCTGCCCGTGGCGCGGCTGGACCTGTTGACGGAGCAGGCGCACTACCGCACGGCGAATCGGGTGCGGCGGGATATTCAGGAGGCGTCGCCCGATACCGAGGTGACCTTTCACGACGCCCACTGCGATGACCCGTGGGACTTCGTGGAGGTCTACGCGATGCTGCACGACTTCGCGCGAAGCTATCCCTTCGATACGGACAAGGAGGAGTACCTCGTCCACCTGACCACCGGTACGCACGTGGCGCAGATTTGCCTCTTCCTGCTCACCGAGGCGCGTTATATCCCCGGGCGCCTGGTGCAGACGAGTCCCGGGCGCGGGGCGGCGCCGCGGAGTCCGGGGAACTACGATATTATCGACCTGGACCTCTCGAAGTACGATCAACTGGCCAAGCGCTTCAAGCAGGACCAGCGGGATGACGTTTCGCTGCTGAAATCGGGCATCCAGACACGAAACGCGGCGTTCAACGCGCTCATCGACGAGGTGGAGCAGGTGGCGGTGCACAGCCGTCAGCCGATCCTGCTCAGCGGGCCCACGGGCGCGGGCAAATCACAACTGGCGCGCCAGATCTACGCGTTAAAACGGCTGCGGCAGCGCCTGCAGGGGCCGCTTGTTTCGGTGAACTGCGCCACGCTGCGCGGGGACACGGCGATGGCGACGCTGTTCGGCCACAAACGCGGCGGATTCACGGGGGCCACCACGGACCGGCCGGGTTTGCTGAGGACCGCGAACAAGGGGCTGCTCTTTCTGGATGAAGTGGGGGAGTTGGGCATGGACGAGCAGGCGATGCTCCTGCAGGCCATTGAAGAGAAGCGTTTCCTTCCCGTGGGCGCGGATGTGCCGGTGGAGAGCGATTTTCAACTGATTTGCGGGAGCAACCGTGACCTGGTTGCGCGGGTGGCGGAGGGGCGTTTCCGGGAGGATTTGATGGCGCGGATTAATCTGTGGTCTTTCCGCCTGCCGGGGCTACGAGAGCGCAAGGAGGATATTGCGCCGAACATCGACTACGAATTGGATCAGACGGCGCAGCGGCGGGGGAGCCATGTGCAGTTCAGCAGGGAGGCGCTCAGCCAGTTCCTGAAGTTCGCCACGGGGCCCGAGGGGCAATGGAACGGCAATTTCCGCGATCTGGGGGCGGCGATCACGCGCATGGCGACGCTGGCGCAGGGCGGGCGCATTACAGTGGCCGAAGTGCAGCGGGAACTCGACCGCCTGCGGCGCGATTGGAATCCGCCGCGGCGCGATGAGGCCAGTGAACGGTTGGAGCACGTGCTGGGAGCCGAGGCCGTGGAAGAGATTGACCCCTTTGATCGGGTACAGTTGGCGGAGGTGATCCGTGTGTGCCGGGAAAGCCGGAATCTCTCCGAGGCGGGGCGGAAGTTGTTCGCGGTGTCGCGGACGAAGCGGAAATCGACCAATGACGCGGACCGGTTGGGGAAGTATCTGGCGAAGTTTGGGTTGGATTGGAAGAGGGTGGTTGGGTAG
- a CDS encoding response regulator codes for MSDREQKAFTTFEAAKICHVTHHSIKNWIKQGLIKASRTPGGHYRILEDDLDRFREKYDMFPREKGPSQRRVMIVDDDPDALALMENILTDDGFELVKVSNATEVGLKAAQMGPDLILLDFLMPEINGFEVCKALRDNELTRSIPIMAVTCLTKEQDIERIFECGADEYLAKPFRVDHLLEKVRDLIGRGRASE; via the coding sequence GTGAGTGATCGTGAACAGAAAGCCTTTACCACGTTCGAGGCAGCAAAAATCTGCCATGTGACGCACCACAGCATTAAGAACTGGATCAAGCAGGGCCTGATCAAGGCCTCGCGAACGCCGGGGGGCCACTACCGCATCCTGGAGGACGATCTGGACCGATTCCGCGAGAAATACGACATGTTTCCGCGGGAGAAGGGCCCGTCGCAGCGGCGGGTGATGATTGTGGACGACGATCCGGACGCGCTGGCGCTGATGGAGAACATCCTGACGGACGACGGGTTTGAGCTGGTGAAGGTGAGCAATGCCACGGAAGTGGGCCTGAAGGCGGCGCAGATGGGACCGGATTTGATTCTCCTGGACTTTCTGATGCCGGAGATCAATGGATTTGAAGTCTGCAAGGCGTTGCGTGACAACGAGTTGACGCGCAGTATCCCGATCATGGCGGTCACCTGCCTCACGAAAGAGCAGGATATCGAGCGGATCTTTGAGTGCGGAGCGGACGAGTACCTGGCCAAGCCGTTCCGGGTGGATCACCTGCTCGAAAAGGTGCGTGATTTGATTGGGCGCGGCCGCGCCAGCGAGTAA
- a CDS encoding DEAD/DEAH box helicase, translating to MSDTLGENILTRFTPSAARSVQEAIEGTGGREVFFAGSVDGQGRVAQVRVCARGHESAVPALFESLEVRDVVIHNHPSGNLAPSEADVQLASMYSAHGHGVYIVDNDVTRVYVVVEPFLPKQVTRLDPLELRGMFSPGGAVGRTVPGFEVRPQQVRLMEAAAAAFNEGKIAVVEAPTGVGKTFAYLLPAALWSRRNKERIVISTRTINLQEQIIDKDIPLIRKVINEPLEACLVKGRGNYLCLRKLERALSEAQLFDDETTQHQLAAIGEWAEKTEDGSKTDLPFMPGREVWERVCSESDSCSMGRCPDTKRCFVGKARREMGKADLLVVNHHMLFSDIAIKQEAGDFTAQAVLPHYKRVIFDEAHSIEDSATEYFGMSATLLGAKASFGRFIRTERGQERGLLPTIVVMLMKECPQLSVDDFHTIQKLVEERIKPALSECRENAEDIFVALRALASLRSGQIGRDIKWRLTEDALRDPTLRQIHNERVVPFADAVTKLMQDVQTLLRRLRAIPPRDDGEEAPLVAERAQLQAYANRVERVANALLETTSEEIQENSVRWIEVDARNEQFVRVARCPLEVGAPLAEWVYGNLDTVLMTSATLAVQREFGYLFQRLGLDQVRPERIVSAILDSPFDYREQAMLCLLSDVVDPSDRGFLDDSVEGIRRALAISRGHAFVLFTSFYALDHAYKRLEGELRQAGITPLRQGDAGRSQLLDRFRADTASVLFATDSFWEGVDVAGDSLQCVILPKLPFRVPTEPIQQARAEAIDARNGNAFMAYSVPQAVIKFRQGFGRLIRRRSDRGAVVVLDQRVLTKRYGRVFLESLPPMQIIRGDRDAVFEAMAQFFHPADGE from the coding sequence ATGTCCGATACCCTTGGAGAAAACATCCTTACGCGCTTTACCCCCTCGGCGGCGCGGTCGGTGCAGGAGGCGATTGAGGGGACGGGCGGGCGCGAGGTGTTTTTCGCGGGGAGCGTGGATGGACAGGGGCGGGTGGCGCAGGTTCGGGTGTGCGCGCGGGGGCATGAGTCGGCGGTGCCGGCGCTGTTTGAGTCGCTGGAGGTGCGGGATGTGGTGATCCACAACCACCCGTCGGGGAACCTGGCGCCGAGCGAGGCGGATGTGCAGCTGGCGTCGATGTACAGCGCGCACGGGCACGGGGTGTACATTGTCGATAATGACGTGACGCGGGTGTATGTGGTGGTGGAGCCGTTTCTGCCGAAGCAGGTGACGCGGCTGGACCCGCTGGAGCTCCGGGGGATGTTTTCGCCGGGGGGCGCGGTGGGGCGGACGGTGCCGGGCTTTGAGGTGCGCCCGCAGCAGGTGCGGCTGATGGAGGCGGCGGCGGCGGCGTTCAACGAGGGGAAGATCGCGGTGGTGGAGGCGCCCACGGGGGTGGGGAAGACGTTTGCGTACCTGCTGCCGGCGGCGCTGTGGTCGCGGCGGAACAAGGAGCGGATCGTGATCAGCACGCGGACGATCAATCTCCAGGAGCAGATTATCGACAAGGATATCCCGCTGATCCGCAAGGTGATCAACGAGCCCTTGGAGGCGTGTCTGGTGAAGGGGCGGGGCAATTACCTGTGCCTGCGCAAGCTGGAGCGGGCGCTTTCGGAGGCGCAGCTGTTTGACGACGAGACCACGCAGCACCAGTTGGCGGCGATCGGGGAATGGGCGGAGAAGACGGAGGACGGGAGCAAGACCGATCTGCCGTTCATGCCCGGGCGCGAGGTGTGGGAGCGGGTCTGCTCGGAGTCGGACAGTTGCAGCATGGGCCGCTGCCCGGACACCAAGCGCTGTTTCGTGGGGAAGGCGCGGCGGGAGATGGGCAAGGCGGACCTGCTGGTGGTGAACCACCACATGCTGTTTTCCGACATCGCGATCAAGCAGGAGGCGGGTGACTTCACGGCGCAGGCGGTGCTCCCGCACTACAAGCGGGTGATTTTCGACGAGGCGCACAGCATCGAGGACTCGGCCACGGAGTATTTCGGGATGTCGGCGACGCTCCTGGGGGCGAAGGCGTCGTTCGGGCGCTTCATCCGCACCGAGCGGGGCCAGGAGCGCGGGCTGCTGCCGACGATCGTGGTGATGTTGATGAAGGAGTGCCCGCAGCTGAGCGTGGACGATTTCCACACGATCCAGAAGCTGGTGGAGGAGCGCATCAAGCCGGCCCTTTCCGAATGCCGGGAGAACGCCGAGGATATTTTCGTCGCGCTTCGGGCTCTCGCGTCGCTGCGCAGCGGCCAGATCGGGCGGGACATCAAGTGGCGCCTGACGGAGGACGCCCTGCGCGATCCGACGCTGCGGCAGATCCACAACGAGCGGGTCGTGCCGTTTGCCGACGCCGTCACGAAGCTGATGCAGGACGTGCAGACCCTGCTGCGCCGCCTGCGGGCGATCCCGCCGCGCGACGACGGGGAAGAGGCGCCGCTGGTGGCGGAGCGCGCGCAATTGCAGGCCTACGCAAACCGTGTCGAGCGCGTCGCCAACGCGCTGCTGGAGACGACGAGCGAGGAGATCCAGGAGAACTCGGTGCGCTGGATCGAGGTGGACGCGCGGAACGAGCAGTTTGTCCGGGTGGCGCGGTGCCCGCTTGAAGTGGGGGCGCCACTCGCGGAATGGGTCTACGGCAACCTGGACACGGTGCTGATGACGTCGGCGACGCTTGCGGTGCAGCGGGAATTTGGGTACCTTTTCCAGCGGTTGGGCCTTGATCAGGTTCGTCCGGAGCGGATCGTGTCCGCGATTCTCGATTCCCCCTTCGACTACCGCGAACAGGCGATGCTGTGCCTGCTCAGCGACGTGGTGGATCCCAGCGATCGCGGTTTTCTGGACGATTCGGTGGAGGGGATACGGCGCGCGCTCGCGATCTCGCGGGGGCACGCGTTTGTGCTGTTCACGTCGTTCTACGCGCTCGACCACGCGTACAAGCGCCTGGAGGGGGAACTGCGGCAGGCCGGCATTACGCCGCTGCGCCAGGGCGACGCGGGCCGGAGCCAGTTGCTCGACCGCTTCCGGGCCGATACCGCGAGCGTGCTGTTCGCGACGGACAGCTTCTGGGAAGGGGTGGACGTTGCCGGGGATTCGCTGCAGTGTGTTATACTCCCGAAATTGCCTTTTCGCGTGCCCACGGAGCCCATCCAGCAGGCCCGCGCCGAGGCCATCGACGCCCGGAACGGCAACGCGTTCATGGCCTATTCGGTGCCCCAGGCGGTCATCAAGTTCCGGCAGGGTTTCGGCCGCCTGATACGGCGGCGATCGGATCGCGGGGCCGTGGTGGTGCTCGACCAGCGGGTGCTTACGAAGCGCTACGGCCGGGTCTTTCTGGAATCCCTCCCGCCGATGCAGATTATCCGCGGGGACCGTGACGCGGTGTTCGAGGCCATGGCGCAGTTCTTTCATCCCGCGGATGGGGAGTAA
- a CDS encoding type II toxin-antitoxin system RelE/ParE family toxin, whose amino-acid sequence MNERQIVFSPRARERMEEIADYLYEQHLSAPFVVAYLQNIKDWLERLLCEFPDSGTPTPEYGEGIRRVVYRKHSFLYRVI is encoded by the coding sequence ATGAATGAGCGACAGATAGTTTTTTCTCCCCGAGCCCGCGAGCGCATGGAAGAGATCGCAGACTATCTTTACGAACAACACCTTTCCGCGCCGTTCGTTGTGGCGTACCTCCAAAACATCAAGGACTGGCTGGAGAGACTACTTTGCGAGTTTCCAGATTCCGGGACGCCGACACCGGAGTATGGGGAGGGCATCCGGCGGGTTGTCTACCGAAAGCACAGCTTCCTGTACCGGGTAATCTGA
- a CDS encoding bifunctional methionine sulfoxide reductase B/A protein translates to MKRSNTFFTIGAGLAVLAFAAAQYFLPGASTPAGAAGEPVRGSEGSHSKRSVKNTDVQGDVTVRLFSADGTLGDPVRIPAKFRSDAEWKKELTPAQFHILREKGTERAFTGALLKNKDEGVYTCAGCNLPLFESNTKFESGTGWPSFYAPIAKENIVDEEDTSYGMVRTETLCARCGGHLGHVFNDGPDPTGLRYCMNSEALGFTSKDQLNTLIEEVAVAANDTPAKDQKDDTPWLPLPEKDVPLANEPGEARAIFAGGCFWCTEGVFEELDGVKAVISGYTGGDPARANYKAVTTGTTGHAEAIEIIYDPAKLTYGQLLRVFFTTHDPTTLNRQGPDTGTQYRSAIFYQDEEEKARAEAYIAQLNASGKFSRPIVTTLEPLTEFFTAEDYHQDYLKHNPNQPYIQFNAVPKVQKLKKMLEADKKKSP, encoded by the coding sequence ATGAAACGATCAAACACCTTCTTTACCATCGGCGCGGGACTCGCCGTACTGGCCTTTGCCGCCGCCCAGTACTTCCTGCCCGGGGCCTCCACCCCGGCGGGCGCCGCGGGCGAACCTGTCCGCGGGAGTGAGGGCTCCCACAGCAAACGCTCCGTGAAGAATACGGACGTCCAGGGCGACGTCACCGTGCGCCTCTTCAGCGCGGACGGAACCCTCGGCGATCCCGTGCGCATTCCGGCGAAATTCCGCAGCGACGCGGAGTGGAAGAAGGAGCTCACCCCTGCGCAATTCCACATCCTCCGGGAAAAGGGCACGGAGCGCGCCTTCACCGGCGCCCTGCTCAAAAACAAGGATGAGGGCGTCTACACCTGCGCCGGCTGCAACCTGCCGCTGTTTGAATCGAACACGAAGTTCGAATCGGGCACGGGCTGGCCGAGTTTCTACGCGCCCATCGCGAAGGAAAACATCGTCGACGAGGAGGACACCTCCTATGGCATGGTGCGCACCGAAACCCTCTGCGCGCGGTGCGGCGGGCACCTGGGCCACGTCTTCAACGACGGCCCCGACCCGACCGGCCTGCGCTATTGCATGAATTCCGAGGCGCTGGGCTTCACCAGCAAGGACCAGCTGAACACCCTTATCGAGGAGGTGGCCGTGGCCGCGAACGATACCCCCGCAAAAGACCAAAAGGACGACACCCCCTGGCTTCCGCTACCGGAGAAGGATGTGCCCCTGGCCAATGAGCCGGGCGAGGCCAGAGCCATCTTCGCCGGCGGCTGCTTCTGGTGCACCGAGGGCGTGTTCGAGGAGCTCGACGGTGTGAAAGCCGTAATCTCCGGCTACACCGGCGGCGACCCGGCCCGCGCCAATTACAAGGCCGTCACCACTGGAACCACGGGCCACGCCGAGGCCATCGAAATCATCTACGACCCCGCCAAACTCACCTACGGCCAGCTGCTGCGGGTCTTCTTTACGACCCACGACCCCACCACCCTCAACCGCCAGGGACCCGACACCGGCACGCAGTACCGCTCGGCCATCTTCTACCAGGACGAAGAAGAAAAAGCCCGCGCCGAAGCCTACATCGCCCAGCTGAACGCCTCCGGCAAGTTCAGCCGTCCCATCGTCACCACCCTCGAGCCCCTCACGGAATTCTTTACCGCCGAGGACTACCACCAGGACTACCTGAAGCACAACCCGAACCAGCCCTACATCCAGTTCAACGCCGTGCCGAAGGTCCAGAAGCTCAAGAAAATGCTGGAGGCCGATAAGAAGAAATCGCCGTAA
- a CDS encoding DMP19 family protein — protein sequence MATFRELAADTAPAGMLFDIAHQLVWYESDGFTEHLERLSREARLVFVLWNFDNEIHNGGFDQFFFNSLGDQCEEILGYLDEVGAENCHRMLRSAMSQFPGGEVPADRLKRQEVLLKITESKSVSDAFNALDGEFYRYEDGLSDLLEEFIRKHPDVTVENLDASGK from the coding sequence ATGGCCACGTTTAGGGAGCTGGCGGCGGACACTGCCCCGGCCGGTATGCTCTTCGATATAGCGCATCAGTTGGTATGGTACGAGAGCGATGGCTTTACGGAACACCTCGAGCGTTTGTCACGGGAAGCGCGGCTGGTATTCGTTTTGTGGAACTTCGACAACGAGATTCACAACGGCGGCTTTGACCAGTTCTTCTTCAATTCCCTCGGCGACCAGTGCGAGGAGATTCTGGGCTATCTCGACGAGGTCGGAGCGGAAAACTGCCACCGGATGCTGCGTTCGGCGATGTCGCAATTTCCGGGCGGAGAAGTCCCGGCGGACCGTCTCAAGCGACAGGAGGTGCTGTTGAAGATTACGGAATCGAAGTCGGTCAGCGACGCATTCAACGCGCTAGATGGCGAGTTTTACCGATACGAAGACGGATTGAGCGATTTGCTGGAGGAGTTCATTCGGAAACATCCGGATGTAACGGTGGAGAATCTTGATGCGTCGGGCAAGTAG
- the xylA gene encoding xylose isomerase: protein MAEFFPGIKKIRYEGPDSKNPLAFKHYKASQKILGKSMEDHFRFAVCYWHTFKGLGNDPFGGPTMIRSYDKAASEDAMMEQTMEAAFEFFSKLGVRFWCFHDSDIAPEGETILESQKRLDKVAKQAKKLQKETGIKLLWGTCNLFSHRRFMSGAATNPDPAIFAYAGAKVKKALEVTKYLGGEGYVFWGGREGYETLLNTDMGRELDHLARFLHMAVEYKEKIRFKGQFFIEPKPKEPTKHQYDFDAASCHAFLMKYGLVDHLKLNIEANHATLAGHSFLHELEYAAANGLLGSVDANRGDELLGWDTDQFPTNLYETTLAMYTILKAGGFKAGGLNFDAKLRRQSIDPEDLFHAHIGAMDAFARGLKAAASMLKDGKFEKARQKRYAGWDTPFGKSIESGALTLEDMEAYTFANGEPQPRSGKQEYLENLLNEYIV from the coding sequence ATGGCGGAATTTTTTCCCGGCATCAAGAAAATTCGATACGAAGGCCCGGACAGCAAGAACCCGCTGGCCTTTAAGCACTACAAGGCGAGCCAGAAAATCCTCGGCAAGTCGATGGAGGACCACTTCCGCTTCGCTGTGTGCTACTGGCACACCTTCAAGGGCCTCGGCAACGACCCCTTCGGCGGGCCGACAATGATCCGCAGCTACGACAAGGCCGCGAGCGAGGACGCGATGATGGAGCAGACGATGGAGGCGGCCTTCGAGTTCTTCTCGAAGCTCGGCGTCCGCTTCTGGTGCTTCCACGATTCCGACATCGCGCCCGAGGGCGAGACCATCCTGGAGTCGCAGAAGCGCCTGGACAAGGTGGCGAAGCAGGCGAAGAAGCTGCAGAAGGAAACCGGCATCAAGCTCCTCTGGGGCACGTGCAACCTCTTCTCGCACCGCCGCTTCATGTCCGGCGCGGCCACCAATCCGGACCCGGCCATCTTCGCCTACGCCGGCGCCAAGGTGAAGAAGGCCCTCGAAGTCACGAAGTACCTCGGCGGCGAGGGCTACGTCTTCTGGGGCGGCCGCGAGGGCTACGAGACCCTCCTCAACACCGACATGGGCCGGGAACTCGACCACCTCGCGCGCTTCCTGCACATGGCCGTCGAGTATAAGGAAAAGATCCGGTTCAAGGGCCAGTTCTTCATCGAGCCGAAGCCCAAAGAGCCCACCAAGCACCAGTACGATTTCGACGCCGCCAGCTGCCACGCCTTCCTGATGAAGTATGGCCTCGTGGACCACCTCAAGCTCAATATCGAGGCAAACCACGCCACCCTGGCCGGCCACTCCTTCCTCCACGAGCTCGAATACGCCGCCGCGAACGGCCTCCTCGGCTCCGTGGACGCCAACCGCGGCGACGAGCTACTCGGCTGGGACACCGACCAGTTCCCGACCAACCTCTACGAGACCACGCTGGCGATGTACACCATCCTCAAGGCCGGTGGCTTCAAGGCGGGCGGCCTCAACTTCGACGCCAAGCTCCGCCGCCAGTCCATCGACCCCGAGGATCTCTTCCACGCGCACATCGGCGCGATGGACGCCTTCGCCCGCGGCCTCAAGGCCGCCGCCAGCATGCTCAAGGACGGCAAATTCGAAAAGGCCCGCCAGAAGCGCTACGCCGGCTGGGACACGCCCTTCGGAAAGAGCATCGAGTCCGGCGCATTGACCCTCGAGGATATGGAGGCCTATACCTTCGCCAACGGCGAACCCCAACCCCGCAGCGGGAAGCAGGAATACCTGGAAAACCTGCTGAACGAGTATATCGTTTAA